The DNA window CTTTTTTATTGGAAGTCGAGATAAGGTTCAATTTTATTGAGTTCATCTTTTTTGAAAAAACCAGTAGACTCCAATTCTTTTAAATCTTTAATTTTCTGATGTTGCCTTCGGTAATTAATGATAAATTCTGCTTGTTTGTGATTTAAATATGGATGAATTTCAAGTTCATCCAAGTCCACAGAATTGATTTTTATTTTGACCAAAGAAGGTGAGCAATCCAGATATCTGGAGATCGCTGTACACAGACTGTCGTCGATTCCATAGACTTCACATACTTGACTTTTATGTATAAATCCCCCTAATGCAGATTTATATTTTAGAATGCGCGCAGATAATTTATCCCCAATGCCGGGAAGCGATTTCCATTCTTCGCAGGTTGCTTTATTGATTTCAAATGGTTCAATTTTTTTAGTGAAAGGGAGTGAATTTGTTGTGGGATGGCCTTCTTCACCTGATCTTGTTTTGGTTTCCGGGATTTTGAGGTAGGGTCTTAATTTTTGAAGGAGTTCAGCATCCATCCCGTAAATTTTTTGGAGATCATCTGCCTTTTTAATCTTTCCTCCAGCCTTCAGATATTTTTGTAAATTGTTATATGCTTTTGGGGAAATTCCCAATTTTTTTGACGCTGATTCATTTAAATTATTTGGATCAAAATAAAAAAGTTCAATTACCTCTGAAGTGATTTTATTTTTTGATTTCAACTCACCAGGAGAAGGCTTTTCGGGTTTTGATTCCGGAGGATGCGAATTCTTTGTAAAAGATTTTTTTATTATGGGAGCTACTTTTGGTAAGCTGCTGAGTTCAGCAAAATTTATTTTTGGGCGCCAGAGGTAGGGCACCATGATAAAAACAACCAAAGTAAGCATCAGTAAGGAAAGCCCAAGTCTTTCTTTTTGGGAGAGGTAGAGATTTGCTGAAGATGGTTTTCTCATCTTTAAAATTTTATTAACTGAGTTCCAGTTCTCATATCCACAAATGGTATGTTTTCATTGGATAAGAAGTGGGTAAGCTGATTAATTATTGCTGTTCGATTTTGTTTGCACAATACAACCAAGTCCGGTTGATGATCTAAAATCATGCAGCTGTCTAATTTTATTAAATTTCTTACCAGTAACATTTTTTTTGTACATTTTTCTAAACCATCATTGAAGCCATTTAGATTTATGCACCATGAAATGCTGTCTGAATTCAGATCTAAGGTCTTGAAGTGATAAGCCATATTTTCATCCATTCTTATGATTTCTCTTTCCTTGATCTGATGATACTGATGATAATAATTTAAGACCGGAATTGATTGATTTTCTTGGACGAAGGAAAAGACCTTGAGTCCGGTTCTGATATCCATTACACTTTCCTTGTTTTTCGAATAAAGTACCAGCTCAGATTCCTTGCTGAATTTCCATATTCTCATGGGATAGACTATTGCAAAAGATAGTAAAAAAAGGAGGGCGGCAAACATCATGGATCTGTAATTAAATTTCAGCCAAAGGAAAATGCAAAAGAAAGCTGAATAAATAAATACCAGTTGTTCCGGATAAATCATCAATTGGTCAATTTTATAAATGGGCCATTTTTCAACTTGATCAAAGAAATGTAATCCTGCTTGTATACTCCAGGCACAACAACTACCCATCAAATGGCTCAGAGGTAAATAAAAGGAACAGGTGATCAGGACTATTATCCCCAATATCATGAGAATAAATGAGAGAGGTACCCAAACCAGGTTGGTCAATAAAAAGTAAGTAGGGAAGCTTCCAAAATAAAAACTGCTGATGGGTGTAATGAGAAATTGTACGGCCAGACTCACCGCAATAATTTCTGAGAGGTAATTCAAAATTTTATTTGAGTTACGCATGAGTTTATTGATCGGCGCTTGGAAGAGCATGATGCTGAGAACGGCCATGAATGATAATTGAAATCCTATATCTTTTAAAATGCAGGGATTATGGAAGATCATCAAAAAAGCGGTCCCGAAAAGTATGTTGATCCCATGAGATTTACGTCTTAGATAAATCCCGAATTCCAACAGACTGAACATCACAGCGGCTCTTAAGATTGCAGGGCTGAGTCCTGTGATGATTGCAAAAAACCAAATTAAAATGAGTATGATGAAAGTTTGTGATTTTTTGGCGAGCAAAAAATGTGTTGAAATGATTGACATCAAAAATGTAAGCATTGCATAAAGCATCCCCAGATGCATTCCGGACACTGCCAGAATGTGAGCGGTCCCTGTGGCAATGAATTGATTTTTTATTCGGTCGCTGACCAATCCTTTATCGCCCACCAGAATGGCTATCAACAAACCGCCGTATTCTTTTTGTTCAACATTGCTCAACAGTGAATGACAGATTTTCGTTTTTGCCTGATGTGCCAACTTCCGGATGTTGAAATTGGATGATCTATTTTGACCATGAATTTTAACTTCATTTCTATTGAGGAACTGAATGTGTTTTTGTTCCAGGTATTCTGCATAGTCAAATGGATCAAATTCAAATGCAGGAGAAGGTCGTACTAATTGTCCAGAAAAATAAATACTGTCTCCGGGAAGCAGCGGATAGGGGTATTGGTCGGATGCAATTTTAATTCTTGCATGATATTTTTTGTTGGATTGGATGAAATTTAAATTAAGATGAATCACACTGTCTGAAGTTTCGATTCCCTCAATCAATCCCGGTTGATTTTCCAGGGTAAGACTTTTAGGTACATCATCCGGATGGTCTTCTAACTGGTGTGTATAGGTTCTTAATGCAAAGACCAGGCTCAGTGGAATTAAAAACAAATAGCCATTCAAGGCAGTCCCTGATTTTATTCTGACATACCAGTATATTCCTGAAAATGCCAATAACACGGACAGCAGGAACATGGGTACATACTCCATCGGAATCTGCAGACAAATGGCAAGCCATACCGTCACATACAGAAAAGGTTGTGCTAACAGGGCTCTGATCATAGCGTAATCAGAAATTTTCTCTTAATGTTGGAACAAAAATAATTGAAGTGAGGAAATAAATCAAATAAATTTATGGATTCTCTATAAAATTTATGATGAACTCAAATTCGATATCTACTGTGGATTATTCTTCCTCTTCCTTTATTAAATCAAACCTGAAGAAACTGAAAATCGTCTGACCATAATTTCTTTGTTGCCAAAATCGAGGATGCTTTGTAAAGTCGTGTTCAGGATTGTGTTCCAAAATGAATAAGCCATCGGTGGCAAGGATGTTTGAAGCAAATATTTGATCCGGAATCTGATTTAATTTTTCCAGCCCATAAGGAGGTCCCGCAAATATATAATCATATTGGAGCGTGCTGGTTCTAATATAAATCAGATAATCACTGTGAACGATTTTGATAAGACCTTCAATTTTAAAATCTTTAATTTTTTGCTGAACAAATTTTGTTGCCGGAATAAATTTATCGACATAAGTCACATCCTTGCATCCACGAGAAACCATTTCATAGGAATGGGCACCGGTGCCTCCGAAAAGGTCCAGCATCCGGACTTCTTCAAAGTCTATGAGATTGTTCAATATGTTGAACAGGGCTGTTCTTGAAATATCAGTAGTGGGCCTTGTAGGCCAGTTGTTGGCCGGTGGATAAAAGGTTCTACCTCTCAGGCTGCCGCCGGAAATTCTCATTTTTGATTAATTGGAAGAAAAACGGGAAAAGAAATTGGATTCGTCCACATGCAGGTTTCTGAAATAAATTTTAAATTGGTTGTACAGTTGAGAACCTTCTCTGATTTCACCCATCATGACCAATCTGGCATTTTCTCGGTCCAGATTTAATTGCTCAAAAACAGCGGCAATGTAATACAACAGTTCCGGGGACTCCTCAAATTCAAAAATATTGAAATACAGAAAATCTTCCAGCCGTTTTACAATTACCACCGCTGTATTGGCGAGGATGGCAATAAAGGTACAGGTCCTGTCAGTACATTGAGCATCCAAAGAGATTTCATTCAGGTAGCCCGAAATATGACGTATGTCCAGGAATGCCGGTTTGAATCGATTTTTTAGGGTAAAATCCGTTGCGTATGGCAATGGTTTATCATCCTGAGATTCCAATTGTTCAGAGGGAAAAACAGGAAATGGAAGAGACACAAGTTCCTGCGCGAAGCCGGCTGGTCTAAGCATAAATTTTCTGCTGATGGATATAGCCGAAACCCATTTTTTAGATTCGATGAGTTCTTCTTTATCCACGGGCTTAAGTTGGATGGACCCAAGTTTAGAAACTAAATATATACTATCCTGATTGACAAGTCCTAACATGCGAAGAGAATATGCGCTATAAATGCTGTGTCTTAATGACTAATTTTGCGCAAGGTAGATCAAATTTTGGAAAAGAAAGCAGTCATTTTACTGGGTATCGAGAGTTCCTGTGACGACACTTCCATGGCAGTTTTAGTGGACGGAAAGGTGGCATCCAATGTTACTTACAACCAAACTATTCATGCGAAATATGGAGGCGTAATTCCTGAATGGGCCTCCAGAAAACACATGGAAGCTGTGGTGCCGGTGATGGAAGAAGCCTTGTTGACTGCAAAATGTAGCCTTCAGGATTTGGATGGAATTGCCGTAACCCGAGGGCCAGGTTTAATGGGGTCTTTGGTGGTAGGTCTGTGTTTTGCCAAGGGATTGTCTTACAGCCTGGATATTCCCTTGATGCTTGTCAATCATTTGGAGGCTCATGTGCTCTCACTTCTGATAGAGGAGCCCAAACCTGAATTTCCTTTTTTATGTTTGACGGTATCCGGGGGACATACACAGTTGGTGATCGTCCGTGATTACGACCGATTGGAAGTAATCGGCCACACTTTGGATGATGCGGCAGGAGAGGCCTTTGACAAAACGGGAAAGTTGCTTGGTCTGGGTTATCCGGCAGGTCCGGAGATGGATAAACTGGCCCGTATAGGGAAACCAATTTTTAAATTTCCAATTTCTAAGATGAAAGGTCTTGACTACAGTTTTTCAGGATTAAAAACTTCGGTGTTGTACTTCTTAAAGGATAGACTGAAGGAAGACCCACATTTTATTACGGACCATCTAAATGATTTGTGCGCCTCCATCCAGTATACCATTGTAGAAATTCTTTGTCATCAATTGGTAAAGGCATCCGAACAAAACGGTATAAAAAGAATTGGAATCGCAGGAGGAGTTTCTGCCAACAGCGGTCTACGTGAAAAGCTTCATGCACTTGCACAAAAACACAGCTGGGAGGTGTTTATGCCAAAGATGGAATATTGTACCGACAATGCCGCCATGATTGCGATGGGTGGATTTCAAAAGTGGAAGAAAGGTTTATTTGCGGAGGACGATATCGAACCGCTGGCAAGGATGCCTATTGGAACATGAACGGATATCATTGTAAAAAAAAAATATAGAAACAACTTAGTTTGAAAGGAAAAAGTGCAGTATCCCATATTCTTCATTTTAAATTAAAATTTCCAAAAAGTGCTTATAATTTAGGACTAATTTTGCAGTTCGATTTTACAAAAACTGATTCATGACAAACCCCAAAAAACCAGAGTTACTTTCACCTGCTGGATCTTTTGAGTCTTTGCATGCCGCTATACGGGGAGGAGCAGATGCGATTTATTTTGGTGTAGAACAACTCAACATGCGCACCAAATCTATTCCTCCTTTTACCATAGACGACATCAAAGAGGTGGCTGCTGTTTGCAAGGCTGCTCAAATAAAAGCCAATCTTACCCTAAATACGGTGATCTATGATTATGACATGCAATTGGCCAGAAAGATTGTAAAAACTTGCGTTCAGGAAGGGATCGATGCGGTCATTGCTTCAGATTTTGCAGTGTTCGAAATTTGCAGGGAAGAGGGAATGCCACTGCACATCAGTACCCAGGCAAATGTCAGCAACATTGATTCAGTGGCTTTTTTTTCACAAATGGCGGATGTAATAGTTTTGGCAAGAGAATTGACCCTGAAACAAATTGAAGGCATCACAAAAGAAATTAAACGGAGAGGAATTAAAGGGAAATCCGGAGAATTGATGAAAATAGAAACTTTCATTCATGGTGCACTGTGCATGGCAGTTTCAGGTAAATGTTATTTAAGTCTGCACGA is part of the Candidatus Vicinibacter affinis genome and encodes:
- a CDS encoding RsmD family RNA methyltransferase; protein product: MRISGGSLRGRTFYPPANNWPTRPTTDISRTALFNILNNLIDFEEVRMLDLFGGTGAHSYEMVSRGCKDVTYVDKFIPATKFVQQKIKDFKIEGLIKIVHSDYLIYIRTSTLQYDYIFAGPPYGLEKLNQIPDQIFASNILATDGLFILEHNPEHDFTKHPRFWQQRNYGQTIFSFFRFDLIKEEEE
- a CDS encoding DUF3822 family protein — its product is MLGLVNQDSIYLVSKLGSIQLKPVDKEELIESKKWVSAISISRKFMLRPAGFAQELVSLPFPVFPSEQLESQDDKPLPYATDFTLKNRFKPAFLDIRHISGYLNEISLDAQCTDRTCTFIAILANTAVVIVKRLEDFLYFNIFEFEESPELLYYIAAVFEQLNLDRENARLVMMGEIREGSQLYNQFKIYFRNLHVDESNFFSRFSSN
- a CDS encoding ComEC/Rec2 family competence protein; the encoded protein is MIRALLAQPFLYVTVWLAICLQIPMEYVPMFLLSVLLAFSGIYWYVRIKSGTALNGYLFLIPLSLVFALRTYTHQLEDHPDDVPKSLTLENQPGLIEGIETSDSVIHLNLNFIQSNKKYHARIKIASDQYPYPLLPGDSIYFSGQLVRPSPAFEFDPFDYAEYLEQKHIQFLNRNEVKIHGQNRSSNFNIRKLAHQAKTKICHSLLSNVEQKEYGGLLIAILVGDKGLVSDRIKNQFIATGTAHILAVSGMHLGMLYAMLTFLMSIISTHFLLAKKSQTFIILILIWFFAIITGLSPAILRAAVMFSLLEFGIYLRRKSHGINILFGTAFLMIFHNPCILKDIGFQLSFMAVLSIMLFQAPINKLMRNSNKILNYLSEIIAVSLAVQFLITPISSFYFGSFPTYFLLTNLVWVPLSFILMILGIIVLITCSFYLPLSHLMGSCCAWSIQAGLHFFDQVEKWPIYKIDQLMIYPEQLVFIYSAFFCIFLWLKFNYRSMMFAALLFLLSFAIVYPMRIWKFSKESELVLYSKNKESVMDIRTGLKVFSFVQENQSIPVLNYYHQYHQIKEREIIRMDENMAYHFKTLDLNSDSISWCINLNGFNDGLEKCTKKMLLVRNLIKLDSCMILDHQPDLVVLCKQNRTAIINQLTHFLSNENIPFVDMRTGTQLIKF
- a CDS encoding helix-hairpin-helix domain-containing protein, translated to MRKPSSANLYLSQKERLGLSLLMLTLVVFIMVPYLWRPKINFAELSSLPKVAPIIKKSFTKNSHPPESKPEKPSPGELKSKNKITSEVIELFYFDPNNLNESASKKLGISPKAYNNLQKYLKAGGKIKKADDLQKIYGMDAELLQKLRPYLKIPETKTRSGEEGHPTTNSLPFTKKIEPFEINKATCEEWKSLPGIGDKLSARILKYKSALGGFIHKSQVCEVYGIDDSLCTAISRYLDCSPSLVKIKINSVDLDELEIHPYLNHKQAEFIINYRRQHQKIKDLKELESTGFFKKDELNKIEPYLDFQ
- the tsaD gene encoding tRNA (adenosine(37)-N6)-threonylcarbamoyltransferase complex transferase subunit TsaD, which translates into the protein MEKKAVILLGIESSCDDTSMAVLVDGKVASNVTYNQTIHAKYGGVIPEWASRKHMEAVVPVMEEALLTAKCSLQDLDGIAVTRGPGLMGSLVVGLCFAKGLSYSLDIPLMLVNHLEAHVLSLLIEEPKPEFPFLCLTVSGGHTQLVIVRDYDRLEVIGHTLDDAAGEAFDKTGKLLGLGYPAGPEMDKLARIGKPIFKFPISKMKGLDYSFSGLKTSVLYFLKDRLKEDPHFITDHLNDLCASIQYTIVEILCHQLVKASEQNGIKRIGIAGGVSANSGLREKLHALAQKHSWEVFMPKMEYCTDNAAMIAMGGFQKWKKGLFAEDDIEPLARMPIGT